The following are encoded together in the Microterricola viridarii genome:
- a CDS encoding metallopeptidase family protein, with protein MPLEMSEEDFEALVADELDLLPDDMMAGLENVQFSVEDRPEDGAHDLFGLYHGIALTHRGNYGFGELPDLITIYRHAHLAHCNDIDELRDQIHVTLVHEIGHFYGMDDAQLHELGWG; from the coding sequence ATGCCACTCGAGATGAGCGAAGAGGACTTCGAAGCCCTCGTCGCAGACGAGCTCGACTTGCTCCCCGACGACATGATGGCCGGCCTCGAGAACGTGCAGTTCTCGGTCGAGGATCGCCCGGAAGACGGCGCGCACGATCTGTTCGGGCTCTACCACGGCATCGCCCTGACGCACCGCGGCAATTATGGCTTCGGCGAGTTGCCCGATCTCATCACGATCTACCGGCACGCCCACCTGGCGCACTGCAACGACATTGATGAACTGCGCGACCAGATCCACGTGACGCTGGTGCACGAGATCGGCCACTTCTACGGCATGGACGACGCCCAGCTGCACGAGCTCGGCTGGGGTTAG
- the mgrA gene encoding L-glyceraldehyde 3-phosphate reductase, producing the protein MSYVAAENRYDTMRYNRSGRSGLMLPAISLGLWHNFGHERPMETQRAVLRRAFDLGVTHFDLANNYGPPAGSAETNFGRIFAEDFRGYRDEMIISSKAGYDMWPGPYGEWGSRKYLLSSLDQSLGRLGLDYVDIFYSHRPDPNTPIEETMGALATAVQQGKALYVGVSNYSPEQTRAAAAALAEHKVPLLIHQPSYSIFNRHVEDGLLPVLDEVGAGCIVFSPLAQGLATNRYLDGAIPADSRAATSRFLNPEQISPVYLERARALNEIAASRGQSLAQLALSWVLRQPTVTSALIGASSVTQLEQNVAALDAPPLTAEEIAAIEPFAVHGTGLR; encoded by the coding sequence ATGAGCTACGTCGCAGCAGAGAATCGGTACGACACAATGCGGTACAACCGCTCCGGGCGCAGCGGCCTCATGCTGCCGGCTATCTCCCTCGGGTTGTGGCACAACTTCGGGCACGAGCGCCCAATGGAGACGCAGCGTGCAGTGCTGCGCCGGGCTTTCGACCTGGGCGTCACCCACTTCGACCTCGCCAACAATTACGGCCCTCCTGCCGGCTCGGCCGAGACGAACTTCGGTCGGATCTTCGCTGAGGACTTCCGCGGATACCGCGACGAGATGATCATCTCCAGCAAGGCGGGCTACGACATGTGGCCGGGGCCCTACGGCGAGTGGGGATCTCGCAAGTACCTGCTCTCCTCACTTGATCAGAGCCTCGGCCGTCTGGGCCTGGACTACGTCGACATCTTCTACTCTCACCGACCCGACCCGAACACCCCCATCGAAGAAACGATGGGCGCGCTCGCGACGGCGGTACAGCAGGGCAAAGCGCTCTACGTTGGCGTCTCCAACTACTCTCCCGAGCAGACCAGGGCCGCCGCGGCCGCCCTCGCCGAGCACAAGGTCCCGCTTCTGATCCACCAGCCGAGCTACTCGATCTTCAACCGCCACGTCGAAGACGGCCTGCTGCCCGTGCTCGATGAGGTGGGGGCCGGCTGCATCGTGTTCTCTCCGCTGGCCCAGGGCCTCGCGACGAACCGTTACCTCGACGGAGCCATTCCCGCCGACTCGCGCGCCGCGACCAGCCGGTTCCTCAATCCAGAGCAGATCAGCCCGGTCTACTTGGAGCGGGCGCGCGCCCTGAACGAGATCGCGGCCTCCCGCGGACAGTCCCTTGCCCAGCTGGCCCTCAGCTGGGTGCTCCGCCAGCCCACCGTGACCAGCGCCCTGATCGGCGCGAGCAGCGTCACCCAGCTGGAACAGAATGTGGCTGCCCTGGATGCCCCTCCACTGACCGCTGAGGAGATCGCGGCGATCGAGCCGTTCGCCGTGCACGGCACCGGCCTGCGCTAA
- a CDS encoding HNH endonuclease, with translation MASKRGGRASAAMTALVLATYGLQCHLRLKGCTGVATTKDHLVPYSHGGEDVLENYRPACRSCNSRRQNKVMTGYGASVVVLIGPPAGGKTTYLLEHAKPNDVQIDMDAICRALMPIAPTASHDYPEHVRHIGIKARAAAVHHATRLRERVTVWLIHAIPKPDDLADYKRMGWQVITVDPGREVVESRARRERPEQMMHQVARWYATYGVPVIEPDAPPVALTSTGRQW, from the coding sequence ATGGCTAGCAAGCGCGGCGGCCGCGCGTCGGCGGCGATGACGGCCCTTGTGCTCGCAACCTACGGCCTGCAGTGCCACCTGCGCCTCAAGGGCTGCACCGGCGTGGCCACCACGAAAGACCACCTCGTGCCGTACTCGCACGGCGGCGAGGACGTGCTCGAGAACTACCGGCCCGCGTGCAGGAGCTGCAACAGCCGCCGACAGAACAAAGTGATGACCGGATACGGCGCATCCGTCGTCGTGCTGATCGGGCCGCCTGCAGGGGGCAAGACCACCTATCTGCTCGAGCACGCCAAGCCCAACGACGTGCAGATCGACATGGACGCCATATGCCGGGCGCTCATGCCGATCGCGCCCACCGCCTCGCACGACTACCCCGAGCATGTGCGCCACATCGGCATCAAGGCCAGGGCGGCCGCAGTACACCACGCCACCCGCCTGCGCGAGCGCGTCACCGTGTGGCTGATCCACGCCATACCCAAGCCCGACGACCTAGCCGACTACAAGCGCATGGGCTGGCAAGTCATCACCGTCGACCCCGGCCGCGAGGTAGTCGAATCGCGCGCCCGCCGCGAACGCCCGGAGCAGATGATGCACCAAGTCGCCCGCTGGTATGCGACCTACGGCGTACCCGTGATCGAGCCCGACGCCCCGCCCGTGGCCCTCACGTCGACGGGCCGCCAATGGTGA
- a CDS encoding helix-turn-helix domain-containing protein, with protein MSWQAAEWMDGLPYDIAKPLATRVLLKLANVAAQDGSRAWRNVWEVANELGVDKRSVQRALRELLADDLIRVGDQRAVHHIRADRRPVVYDLNFDYERLYSPPEIPLPDDTDEAPENGASHGVTEFSTGGHGVTNGVTTEVPLGTKGTNYLTNDDQRSYVPERAQAHEVDGSADTHQPAGATAADACPRWLYKPHSFRADGKCIDCPAERAA; from the coding sequence ATGAGCTGGCAAGCGGCCGAGTGGATGGATGGCCTGCCCTACGACATTGCCAAGCCCCTCGCCACCCGCGTGCTGCTCAAGCTGGCCAACGTGGCCGCCCAGGACGGCTCACGCGCGTGGCGCAACGTCTGGGAGGTCGCCAACGAGCTAGGCGTAGATAAGCGCAGCGTGCAGCGTGCGCTGCGCGAACTGCTGGCCGATGACCTTATCCGCGTAGGCGACCAGCGCGCCGTACACCACATCAGAGCCGACCGCAGGCCCGTGGTTTACGACCTCAATTTCGACTATGAGCGCCTGTACTCGCCGCCCGAGATTCCACTACCCGACGACACCGACGAGGCCCCGGAAAACGGCGCTTCCCACGGGGTGACAGAGTTTTCCACAGGCGGCCACGGGGTGACAAACGGGGTGACAACTGAGGTTCCACTAGGAACTAAGGGAACTAACTACTTAACCAACGACGATCAAAGAAGTTACGTTCCCGAACGTGCGCAGGCGCACGAGGTGGACGGCTCCGCCGACACCCACCAACCCGCTGGCGCGACTGCCGCCGACGCCTGCCCCCGTTGGCTCTACAAGCCCCATTCTTTCCGAGCCGATGGCAAGTGCATCGACTGCCCCGCAGAGCGTGCCGCGTGA
- a CDS encoding DMT family transporter: MGYVYALLAALLFGANGSLAKVVLEAGVTPAQLTFVRVLTVTLIAGAWLLVSDRSAFRVGWRQLGVLAALGVVGIALLQWFYAMALTLLPVGLTLLLEYLAVVAVAVFARLVFKEQVKPRLWLAIALVLVGLVLVAQIGRGEVSALGVLYGLAAAAALTVYFLVGERQVSASSPLAVAFWAMGFATVFWAIFSGWWQLDPALLQSQTSLGGSLDVVVLPVWAPLAVTAVAGTFAPFLLSFLALKHLTATAAGITSSAEVLFAFAVAWLWLGESLDPAQLLGVAIVTAGIVLAQTARATKTSDPELAVAALLAPEPHGN; this comes from the coding sequence GTGGGCTACGTCTACGCGCTGTTGGCAGCACTGCTGTTCGGCGCGAACGGCTCTCTCGCCAAGGTGGTGCTCGAGGCGGGGGTGACGCCGGCCCAGCTCACCTTTGTGCGGGTACTCACGGTCACATTGATCGCGGGCGCCTGGCTGCTCGTCAGCGACCGGTCGGCGTTCCGCGTCGGATGGCGGCAACTGGGCGTGCTGGCCGCCCTCGGCGTGGTCGGCATCGCGCTGTTGCAGTGGTTCTACGCGATGGCGTTGACGCTGCTCCCCGTCGGGCTGACGCTGCTGCTGGAGTACCTCGCCGTCGTGGCCGTCGCCGTCTTCGCCCGCCTCGTCTTCAAGGAGCAGGTGAAGCCCCGCCTGTGGTTGGCCATCGCCCTCGTGCTCGTCGGCCTCGTGCTCGTTGCCCAGATCGGCCGGGGCGAGGTGTCAGCGCTGGGCGTGCTCTACGGGCTCGCCGCTGCGGCAGCCCTCACGGTGTACTTCCTGGTGGGCGAGCGCCAGGTCAGTGCGAGCTCGCCGTTGGCTGTCGCCTTCTGGGCCATGGGCTTCGCCACCGTGTTCTGGGCCATTTTCAGCGGCTGGTGGCAACTCGATCCGGCCCTGCTGCAATCACAGACCTCGCTCGGCGGTTCGCTGGATGTCGTCGTGTTGCCGGTGTGGGCGCCCCTGGCGGTAACCGCCGTCGCCGGAACCTTCGCACCCTTCCTTCTCTCCTTCCTCGCCCTCAAACACCTGACGGCCACCGCGGCGGGCATCACCTCCTCGGCCGAAGTGTTGTTCGCGTTCGCCGTGGCTTGGCTCTGGCTCGGCGAGTCGCTGGACCCGGCGCAGCTGCTCGGTGTCGCGATCGTGACGGCCGGGATCGTGTTGGCGCAGACGGCCCGTGCCACAAAGACCAGCGACCCTGAGCTCGCGGTCGCCGCCCTCCTCGCCCCCGAGCCGCACGGCAACTAG
- a CDS encoding helix-turn-helix domain-containing protein produces the protein MTKTQIVPERVNFEEFDLADRMRRTLRVTGIGVQEMADYLEVSRESVGTWINGRITPRKTTLMAWALRTGASYDWLATGATSPDGPNGRPRD, from the coding sequence ATGACTAAAACGCAGATTGTGCCGGAACGGGTGAACTTCGAGGAATTCGACCTTGCTGACCGTATGCGGCGTACATTGCGCGTCACTGGCATCGGGGTGCAGGAGATGGCCGACTACCTCGAGGTGAGCCGTGAGAGCGTGGGAACGTGGATTAACGGTCGCATCACGCCGCGAAAGACCACGCTGATGGCGTGGGCGCTGCGCACGGGCGCGAGCTATGACTGGCTCGCTACTGGTGCAACCTCGCCTGATGGGCCCAACGGGCGACCAAGAGATTAG
- the nadE gene encoding ammonia-dependent NAD(+) synthetase, which yields MHALQSQIMADLHVSPNIDAAAEIRRRVDFLIEYLRRTGARGFVLGISGGQDSTLAGRLCQLAVEELAAEQPAQQGGDAPVFVAVRLPYAVQHDEDDAQLALDFIRPAHTVTFNIQGGVDGIQDEFARALGEPISDFNKGNVKARMRMIAQYAIAGQRGYLVVGTDHAAEAVTGFFTKFGDGGTDLLPLAGLSKRQGRALLQHLGAAERLYLKPPTADLLDHTPGQTDEENLGLSYTEIDDYLEGKQVSDAAAAAIESRYLASEHKRRTPTSLFDEWWR from the coding sequence ATGCACGCGCTTCAGTCCCAGATCATGGCCGACCTCCATGTCAGCCCGAATATCGACGCAGCCGCCGAGATCCGTCGGCGCGTTGACTTTCTCATCGAGTATCTGCGCCGCACGGGCGCGCGCGGCTTCGTGCTCGGCATCAGCGGCGGCCAGGACTCCACGCTCGCCGGCCGGCTCTGCCAGCTCGCCGTCGAAGAGCTGGCAGCCGAGCAGCCTGCACAGCAGGGCGGGGACGCCCCGGTGTTCGTCGCCGTGCGCCTGCCCTATGCCGTGCAGCACGATGAAGACGACGCCCAGCTGGCCCTGGACTTCATCCGGCCGGCGCACACCGTCACCTTCAACATCCAGGGCGGTGTCGACGGCATCCAAGACGAGTTCGCCCGGGCGCTCGGCGAGCCGATCAGTGACTTCAACAAGGGCAACGTCAAGGCGCGCATGCGGATGATCGCGCAGTACGCCATCGCCGGTCAGCGCGGCTACCTGGTGGTCGGAACTGACCACGCCGCAGAAGCGGTCACTGGCTTCTTCACGAAATTCGGCGACGGCGGAACCGACCTGCTGCCGCTGGCCGGCCTGAGCAAGCGCCAAGGTCGCGCGCTGCTCCAGCACCTGGGCGCGGCCGAACGGCTCTACCTCAAGCCGCCGACCGCCGACCTGCTGGACCACACCCCCGGTCAGACCGATGAGGAGAACCTCGGCCTGAGCTACACCGAGATTGATGACTACCTCGAGGGCAAGCAGGTGTCGGATGCCGCGGCAGCCGCGATCGAGAGCCGCTACCTGGCCAGCGAGCACAAGCGGCGCACGCCCACTTCCCTGTTCGACGAGTGGTGGCGCTAG
- a CDS encoding helix-turn-helix domain-containing protein, with the protein MANRLATPEEVAEWLQVPVERLHKLRRAKRGPRAIVEGRMIRYAWADVHSWVLSSRTVSHDG; encoded by the coding sequence GTGGCTAACCGACTCGCTACCCCGGAGGAAGTGGCCGAGTGGCTGCAGGTGCCCGTGGAGCGCCTGCACAAGCTGCGCAGGGCCAAGCGCGGCCCCCGCGCCATCGTGGAAGGCCGCATGATCCGCTACGCATGGGCCGATGTGCACTCTTGGGTACTCTCGAGCCGCACGGTGAGCCACGATGGCTAG
- a CDS encoding IMPACT family protein, giving the protein MPDLTLRGGIGARIDTEIEIKRSRFLCRLVRVEDEAGARAVVDAARREEWNARHHCSAFVLGPASAPDQVRRSNDDGEPSGTAGRPMLEALSGREFIDTVAVVSRYFGGVLLGAGGLVRAYSDSVLSAVDEAHARGAVVARERRDLFTLALAHADAGRIEAELRQRGVNILGAEYGSRALVTLSGDEAELRALVAGVTAGGGVLESAGHELIDVEL; this is encoded by the coding sequence ATGCCGGATCTCACGCTGCGCGGAGGTATCGGTGCCCGCATCGACACAGAGATCGAGATCAAGCGCTCCCGCTTCCTCTGCCGGCTCGTCCGTGTTGAAGATGAGGCCGGCGCCAGAGCCGTCGTCGATGCTGCCCGCCGCGAGGAGTGGAACGCCCGGCACCACTGCTCGGCGTTCGTGCTCGGCCCGGCATCCGCCCCCGACCAGGTGCGCCGCTCCAACGACGACGGCGAGCCGTCGGGCACGGCGGGCCGACCCATGCTCGAGGCGCTCAGCGGGCGCGAGTTCATCGACACGGTCGCGGTCGTGAGTCGCTACTTCGGCGGCGTCCTGCTGGGCGCCGGCGGCCTCGTGCGCGCCTATTCGGATTCCGTGCTCTCCGCCGTCGACGAGGCACACGCCCGAGGCGCCGTCGTTGCCCGGGAGCGCCGGGACCTGTTCACGCTGGCACTCGCGCACGCCGACGCGGGGCGTATCGAGGCGGAGCTGCGCCAGCGCGGCGTGAATATTCTCGGGGCCGAATACGGCAGCCGTGCCCTCGTGACTCTGAGCGGTGACGAGGCGGAGCTGCGTGCCCTCGTCGCGGGCGTCACCGCCGGCGGTGGCGTGTTGGAGTCGGCCGGGCACGAACTCATCGACGTCGAGCTCTAG
- a CDS encoding DUF6993 domain-containing protein, translated as MPRLLLSAVAVSAMLALAACTTPAPAPTVPPTASATPSATETPAPPPVLLPEGSAADNLAYFDSIAGSVLAANPSAGGEAFINALVAGGFDKAAMEVGFDRTSVDLAADSVPWSVRFNGDCLLGQFGPASGGYHSAVTPILSTGTCLIGATRPIDW; from the coding sequence ATGCCGCGGCTGCTGCTGTCGGCGGTGGCTGTCTCGGCGATGCTGGCGCTCGCCGCATGCACCACCCCTGCTCCGGCACCGACCGTGCCGCCGACTGCATCCGCGACCCCGAGCGCGACGGAGACCCCGGCACCGCCACCCGTGCTGCTGCCAGAGGGAAGCGCGGCAGACAACCTCGCCTACTTCGACTCCATTGCGGGCTCCGTGCTGGCCGCCAACCCCTCGGCCGGCGGTGAGGCCTTCATCAACGCGCTGGTCGCCGGCGGCTTCGACAAGGCAGCGATGGAGGTCGGGTTCGACCGGACCTCCGTCGATCTGGCCGCAGACTCGGTTCCGTGGTCCGTGCGGTTCAACGGCGACTGCCTGCTCGGGCAGTTCGGCCCGGCCAGCGGCGGTTACCACAGTGCCGTCACCCCGATCCTCTCCACCGGAACCTGCCTCATCGGCGCCACCCGCCCCATCGACTGGTAG
- the orn gene encoding oligoribonuclease — translation MTNASDRLVWIDCEMTGLDLEVDELVEIAVVITDYDLKAVDEGFSIVIKPDDSAMESMNDFVRNMHTTSGLIEEIPQGVSVADAEYQVLEYVLKHVPTEQKAPLAGNTIGTDRAFLAKFMPRLDAHLHYRNVDVSSIKELSRRWFPRVYFNAPKKDGGHRALADILESIRELEYYRRAVFVADPGPTTEQVQAVSAAVVSEFAPRM, via the coding sequence ATGACGAATGCGAGCGACCGTCTGGTCTGGATCGACTGTGAAATGACGGGCCTCGATCTCGAGGTCGATGAACTGGTAGAGATTGCGGTGGTGATCACCGACTACGACCTGAAGGCCGTGGACGAGGGCTTCAGCATCGTGATCAAGCCCGACGACTCCGCGATGGAGTCCATGAACGATTTCGTGCGCAACATGCACACGACCTCGGGCCTGATTGAGGAGATCCCGCAGGGCGTGAGCGTGGCGGATGCCGAGTACCAGGTGCTGGAATACGTGCTCAAGCACGTGCCCACCGAGCAGAAGGCCCCGCTGGCCGGAAACACGATCGGCACCGACCGGGCGTTCCTTGCCAAGTTCATGCCGCGCCTGGACGCGCACCTGCACTACCGCAACGTGGATGTCTCCTCGATCAAGGAACTGTCCCGTCGCTGGTTCCCCCGGGTGTACTTCAACGCGCCGAAGAAAGACGGTGGACACCGCGCTTTGGCAGATATTTTGGAATCAATTCGCGAGCTGGAATATTACCGACGCGCCGTGTTTGTCGCGGATCCCGGGCCCACGACCGAGCAGGTTCAGGCGGTCTCGGCGGCGGTTGTGTCCGAATTCGCTCCGCGGATGTAA
- a CDS encoding SHOCT domain-containing protein has translation MARTAVIAGTATAVSGGVRSRQQASAQQQQEAQQMQQQQAQDAAFAQGQAAAAQTAAAQQQTAPAPAEDDTLAKLAKLGELKAAGVLDDAEFSAAKAKILGL, from the coding sequence ATGGCGCGCACGGCAGTGATTGCGGGCACGGCGACTGCCGTATCAGGCGGTGTGCGCTCCCGCCAGCAGGCGAGCGCCCAGCAACAGCAGGAGGCGCAGCAGATGCAACAGCAGCAGGCGCAGGATGCCGCCTTCGCTCAGGGTCAAGCCGCGGCCGCCCAGACGGCGGCAGCACAGCAGCAAACCGCTCCGGCACCCGCCGAGGACGACACGCTCGCCAAGCTCGCGAAGCTGGGGGAGTTGAAGGCTGCCGGAGTTCTGGACGACGCGGAGTTCTCGGCCGCGAAAGCCAAGATCCTCGGCCTCTAG
- a CDS encoding DUF6325 family protein, with translation MTLGPVEVLVIGFPENRFTGEIIPELERVVSSGTIAVIDGLFVRKDADGSTTFAEFDEIGVGSEVAALRGILDRVEGLISDEDVSELTAELAPNSSAAILVFEHAWARGLRDAVVRAGGQMLESVRVPQDVVQEILSTVPEID, from the coding sequence ATGACACTCGGCCCAGTTGAAGTTCTGGTTATCGGATTCCCGGAGAACAGGTTCACGGGGGAGATCATCCCCGAACTCGAACGTGTGGTGTCCAGCGGAACGATCGCCGTCATCGATGGTCTCTTCGTCCGTAAAGACGCCGACGGCAGCACGACCTTTGCCGAGTTCGATGAGATCGGCGTCGGCAGCGAGGTGGCGGCCCTGCGCGGCATCCTCGACCGGGTCGAAGGTCTGATCTCCGACGAGGATGTCAGCGAGCTCACGGCGGAACTCGCCCCCAACAGCTCGGCAGCGATCCTCGTGTTCGAGCATGCCTGGGCGAGGGGTCTCCGCGACGCAGTCGTGAGAGCCGGTGGTCAGATGCTGGAAAGTGTTCGCGTTCCACAAGACGTGGTGCAGGAGATCCTCTCCACCGTGCCCGAGATCGACTGA
- a CDS encoding single-stranded DNA-binding protein, translating into MRESNDIITVLGVIGTDPEAKVTSNGVPLIKFRMASTQRKFDKETNSWADGNTNWYTVSAFRGLARNAIASLHRGDPVVVTGRLHLRAWNTGERQGTSADLEADVIGLDLQWGTANFQRTMRAQPLETTQSAPAGDPGPTAALGADAQSGFDGFPASDAAQSPGAQSPGAQSSGLSVQHWPAPREDRAGELEPTPF; encoded by the coding sequence ATGCGTGAATCCAACGACATCATCACTGTGCTGGGTGTGATCGGCACCGACCCAGAGGCGAAGGTCACATCGAACGGCGTGCCCCTGATCAAGTTTCGGATGGCGTCCACCCAGCGCAAGTTCGACAAGGAGACGAACTCCTGGGCGGATGGCAACACCAACTGGTACACGGTGAGCGCATTCCGTGGCCTTGCGCGAAACGCCATCGCGTCGCTGCACCGGGGCGATCCCGTCGTCGTGACCGGGCGCCTGCACCTGCGCGCCTGGAACACGGGTGAGCGGCAGGGCACCTCGGCCGATCTCGAGGCCGACGTCATCGGGCTCGACCTGCAGTGGGGAACGGCCAACTTCCAGCGCACCATGCGGGCCCAGCCGCTGGAGACCACTCAGTCAGCCCCGGCCGGTGACCCTGGGCCGACAGCTGCCCTGGGCGCCGACGCGCAGTCCGGCTTCGACGGGTTTCCCGCCAGTGACGCCGCACAGTCACCTGGGGCACAGTCACCTGGGGCACAGTCGTCCGGGTTGTCGGTGCAGCACTGGCCGGCGCCTCGCGAGGATCGCGCCGGCGAGTTGGAACCGACGCCGTTCTAG
- a CDS encoding cation:proton antiporter, whose product MDVSIPSLIVIAAIAVAAPLLGRGIGRFVKIPLVVFEIVLGILLGPSLLGWVQPSPVTDVLADFGLAMLFFLAGNEIDFARIAGRPMMRAGLGWLVSLAVGVTAGILFSPTVGAGVFIGIALTSTALGTIMPVLRDAGELRTPFGIATTAVGAVGEFGPLLAITLFLSGTTPLHATLVLIGFAIITGAAIWLAAIGAGRRMHAVITATLHTSGQFAVRLVILVLVSLVGLSVALGIDMLLGAFAAGVLYRVLLTGAPEKDAELVEAKIEAIGFGFLVPIFFINTGVTFDLDGLVADPQALLLLPIFVVALLVVRGIPSTLAAPHGSTAADRGALLLFGATGLPIIVAVTAIGVDTGALDTGTSAALVAAGMLSVLLFPLTGLALRKRSSDYTARPADADAVVEEA is encoded by the coding sequence ATGGATGTCTCAATTCCGTCACTCATCGTGATCGCGGCGATCGCTGTCGCCGCGCCGCTGCTGGGGCGCGGCATCGGTCGATTCGTCAAGATCCCGCTCGTGGTGTTCGAGATCGTCCTCGGCATCTTGCTCGGCCCCTCCCTCCTCGGCTGGGTCCAGCCGAGCCCAGTCACCGACGTGCTCGCCGACTTCGGCCTCGCCATGTTGTTCTTCCTCGCCGGCAACGAGATCGATTTCGCCCGCATCGCCGGCCGCCCGATGATGCGCGCAGGGTTGGGCTGGCTGGTCTCTCTCGCCGTCGGCGTGACGGCCGGCATCCTGTTCTCCCCCACCGTCGGCGCCGGCGTGTTCATCGGCATCGCGCTGACGTCGACGGCGCTCGGCACGATCATGCCGGTGCTGCGAGATGCCGGTGAGCTGCGCACCCCGTTCGGGATCGCCACAACCGCCGTCGGCGCCGTCGGCGAGTTCGGGCCGCTCCTGGCGATCACCCTGTTCCTCTCCGGCACCACTCCCCTGCACGCCACCCTCGTGCTCATCGGATTCGCGATCATCACAGGTGCCGCGATCTGGTTGGCGGCCATCGGCGCTGGCCGGCGAATGCACGCCGTGATCACGGCGACGCTGCACACCAGCGGCCAGTTCGCGGTGCGCCTCGTGATCCTGGTGCTGGTCTCTCTCGTCGGACTGAGCGTGGCGCTCGGCATCGACATGCTGCTCGGGGCCTTCGCCGCAGGCGTGCTCTACCGGGTGCTGCTGACCGGGGCGCCGGAGAAGGATGCCGAGCTGGTCGAGGCGAAGATCGAGGCCATCGGCTTCGGATTCCTGGTGCCGATCTTCTTCATCAACACGGGCGTCACCTTCGACCTGGACGGCCTCGTCGCCGATCCGCAGGCGCTCCTGCTGCTGCCGATCTTCGTGGTCGCCCTGCTCGTCGTCCGCGGCATACCGAGCACGCTGGCCGCCCCGCACGGCAGCACCGCCGCCGATCGCGGCGCCCTGCTGTTGTTCGGAGCCACCGGGCTGCCCATCATCGTGGCCGTCACCGCGATCGGCGTCGACACGGGGGCGCTCGACACAGGAACCTCGGCGGCACTGGTTGCGGCCGGAATGCTCTCTGTGCTGCTCTTCCCGCTCACCGGGCTCGCCCTGCGCAAACGCTCCAGCGACTACACGGCCCGCCCGGCAGACGCGGACGCGGTCGTGGAGGAGGCCTAG